ATTAAAGGATCCACCCAAGTAAACTACCTCAACGTCGCAGTTTTGCTTTGCCGAATGCACCAACTCTTGTGAGTCCAAAGACTCCTTGGAATAAGGAAGAAGTAAGCTATAGGGTGATTGCAAAGAAACACGctttaaatgtttaaaaGCTCCCAACTGAAAATCATTAACCTCAAGGCCTGGTTGATGTATAATTAAGGTAGCTGTATTGCATGTCGAAAGTGCCTCAATTGCGGCGTCAAAAAACATCATAGGGCAAGTGGATATTGAAGAATCATCGGATGATTTGGGGAGTTTGCTGTTTTTAGTTagattaaataatttacacAGTATAATGCCATCGATGGATGCAGGACATACGAGTTCGTagaaaataagaaaatcGGCGAAGTATCTTTAAATGCTGATActaaagaaaagcaaactataaataaaatactccaagaaaacattttgacactaaattttctttactttgGACAAGTTTGGATGTTGTCAATTGCTTGAGCGTTGGAGTGGTAGAGAATAGCTCTATATACTACTTTCAGTATCTAAAGGTACTAAAATCCTTCTGAATGAACAAGCTACATATAAGCAGATAGATTATGTAAATATAACATGTTATTTacgagaaaaaaataatactaCAAAACACAAGACGGTGTAGATTTTGTTCCAAAATCATGACAATAGTCCATGACACTTGTTATACACAAAAACCCTTATTTATTACTCAGTCCAAAATACCCGTTTATAAAAGACGTGCCCTTGTAAATCCCTTTTGCTTTCAGCCACTCAAAGCTTTTTCACATAACTAATTAACATCGAAGGAAAGAAATGTATCAGAAATTTGAAACAGGCAAAGTCAAATGGTGTTTATAAATACATTGTCAAAACTCTTTCTTCTAGCCTTAGTAGAAAAATggtaattattttaaaatacttttttttttcaatttaggAAAGCGAAAGTCAGTTTCACTTATTCCCTTTGCCTTCTCCAGAAGAACCCCGTTTTTGAGCACGCAGTTCACTTTTCTTAAGAGGTCTTGCATCTTGAATGTGCACAATGTGTCTTTTATGAGCAGCAAGATTGGTGTCACTAGTCCAAATTGGCAGAGAGGCACTGTCAGCTGTTTTAATCGCAACATTATCAATTGCAGACCACCCTTTCGGAATGAAATTAGTTAGCAGACACTTCAATACAGTCGTAATATTCTCCAACAATTGTTCATTGGTTTGAGTGGCCAAACCACAGAGAATGGTATGACTAGTGCCGGCAGATAACTTAAGATAAGTAGAATGAAGACAACGAGCAACTTGATTACGCAAAgtctctttcttttgtaaaACAGAAATAGGAAATggcttaatttttttctgttcaAAAACTTTCCCCATCAATAGGGGGATGTATTTTAATACACGATCATCAACCAAAAAAAGGTTGTGAGAGTCTCGTAGCTCACATTTTTCTCGGATTGTTTTATACTTTAATTTCAATCTCGGGATGCTAAGTACTTTTGTAATGACTTCGTCAAGCCCTTGTTGCTCCACCAGATCTTGATATGTCTGCTGTGAATCTTTCACAATCAAACAAGCATCTGTTACATGCATTATCCTGTGCGGAAGGAATCTGTAAAATAGTTAGTAccttataattttaatgaagaaCACGCATCGATTCTATGAATGTTACAACAAGCTTGATTTATTAGCAAATCAACAAAACCGTAATACCTCTTTATTTCTGCACAAGCAGTAGAAGCTTAAGGTTTTAAGTAATTATaagaacaaaaattttattgttGATCTTATTACTTCAGGAAACTTAATTCATCATTAATGCTCACTTACACTTTTGATGGTCTTCTAAGCGACTCTTTCTCAACGGGTTGGAATGTATTAACCTGAATATaaaccttttctttttcaatagGTTTATCAGAGGATCGAATGTGCTGCAGCAGGGCTCTAATTGTTTTCTCTAGCTATTGATTATTTGTAAGTAAATTGCACgataatttgaaattaaaaaaaaaatttcttacTAATTTTATGTCAATTTTATCCAATgactttaaatttttctttttttcacttGTAATCGCCATTTCTATTAAGATGTAAGTAATGGATGGCTTTTTGCAAGTTCAACTTGGGTTGGTCAGAGAAGTTAATATTACAATGCTATTGAAAGTTCTGTAGCATATCATTATCAAAGTTTAGTTTGTAAAGAATTAATCAAAGAACAATTGTTCTGTCTTATATGCCATGGCCTTATTAAATTGATGGCTTTGAAACGATACTAGATAAATAAGGCCAACAACTCAAGAACCGCAAATGTCGAATGAATGGAAAACTTATTATCTATTACTTGTTtaacaattttcttttagtGGTTATTGTAAATTTGAATCATCGCTTTTCGCAAAACTCCGCATATTGAAAACCCTCATCTATTCGACTGTAAAAACGGAATTCAATAGATATGAAATTTCTATACAACCGCACATATAAAAGGAAACCTTGTAACATAATTTTTACATTCATACCTACACTATGAATGCAGTATACAGATTACTTTTTGActaaagtaaaagaaataacaCACACGAAAGAAGCAAGAGAAAACAAACATTCATAAAGAATATCATATCATTTCTGTTATTCATAAAAGATTATGCTACAAATTGCTCACCCTTCGTAATGCTCTTTTTCAGCTCACCCAAAGCTACCTTAAGAAGGCTCTCCTCATAATCATTGATTTTACCAACAGGGTGAATGGTGTCAACCCCATCCTTACCCAAAGTTACACGAGAGGCAAAGAAATCAATTCCTTGATCCTTGTACAGAGGGGACTCCACAAAGGTGCATTCCTCAACGCCAGACTCACCAGCCAAAGCACGGAGTACGGAGGAGGCCATACGAGCACCGGCATAGGCCATAGACAAGGTCGCACTTCCAGCACCAGCCTTCGCCTTTACAACCTCATCACCACCAAATTGGATACGGTGAATAAGTGCGTCACGCTTTTCACCAGTCAATTCAACACCGCCTTGGGACAACAAAGGTACGATGGTCGCACCGGAATGACCGCCAACAACAGGAATATGAAGAAGTTCTGCCTTGCCATTAGTGACTTGAGAGGTGAAACGGCTGGCACGAACAGAGTCAAGTGTGGTGACACCAAACAAATGTTTGGGTTGATGAACGCCAACACGTTCTAAAGCCTTTTTAAAGATGGGCACAGTAGAGTTTACGGGGTTAGTGACAACGAGATATTTGGCTTCGGGACAAGTTTCACCTGCTGCAAAAGCAAGGTCCCGCACAATCGATGCGTTAGTAGCAAAGAGATCATCACGAGTCATTCCGGGCTTACGGGGAACACCAGCAGGAATAATGACCACATCAGCACCGTTCAAGGCTTTTTCAAGTCCCTTGTCATCAGGAGCATAGCCAACAACATTGGAAGTGGTATTGATATGTCCAATATCGGCAGCAACGCCAGGAGCTCCCCTAATATCGAACAAGGCCAATTCACTAACCTTATCGTTCAGTTTTAAAAGCATTGACAAAGGCTGGCCAATACCTCCTCCAGCACCCAAAACGGCTACTTTGAATGCGCGACTGGAGGTCGTAGAAAAAGAACGGGGAGCGATACTCTTAAGGGGagtaaagtttttgaaagctACTTTGGCAAACATCTTTGAAAGGTACAAATTCGCAAAGCAAAGTAGAGAACACGggtatttaaaaaaaatagagagAGTGTGTGTGAGACAGAGAGGGGggtaaaagaaatttcaatagAAAATGTCCAGTTGAAAGGTtgattcttcttttcttcagaAGATACTAGACACTATATCAAaagttagaaaaatttgttgaaaataaaatatgtatatatatgcaAACATGAGTAGCCGCATCCTACACCATAACGTTTATACGGACTGACTAGCAAAGCAAAGCTACTCGACATCCTGGTTACAAACAAACTCCTCATGCCGATTCTAAGCATAAAAAAGCATATGCGTATAGCATCtcttataaaatattcCTTCAGAAAGTCCTGTACCTAGTGACCTCGGAGAAACGGGTACGGTACATAAAGACTGGCGTAGCTGTTTATGTCAAGacttttttccaaaaaaaatatcgaCTTTCGTGTGTATAAAAAGGTCTCAAGAGTAGTATTTACGTCggtttattcatttttaaaatattttttctggCAAATTGGGATGTAACTTGATCGTTTTGCATACTCACTTTTACTTACCTTAAACTTAACAAGTTCGAGGTACGCTTTTGGAAGTCGTTTTAGATACTTTTAGGCAAGGTCCCGAGCTTTGTTGATTATACGTTGACTATTTGGAAGATATGTTGAAGTTGAGAATCACACAGTGAGTTGGTACAGTATATATACGAATTGTGGGGTAGTGCTTACACTCAATATAAGGTTGTAGCATTACGCAATCGATCTCAACGGGCATTAAAGATCGAACGCCGATTTGTCAAGAACGACGACTGGCTAAAATAGCAAACCGCAGGACAGTGCAAAGCAATGCGGAATAAATTCCTAAAACTCGTATAGTGGCTTCTTGCTACACTACTGTAAATATTTGGcagaaagaaaagctaCTGTACTATTTCAACTCTACAATGGAAACAGATTATACAGGCAGCTGTACAATGTAAGAATGAAAGTGACAGTTGTAAAGTTATAGTTCAAGcctcaaagaaaaaatattttgtatattatatatatgtatatatgtatatatttatagATGAACTCATTCAACTATAAAACTTCCAAAATCTTCCTTTCCTCTTTTATTGAACAGCATggctttttttcataaaaacaTAACATGAGCAAAACAGCAATCGAGAAAATGATACCTTAGCTAGAGGATTTGTTTAGactgaaaaacaaaaacaaaaagaagatgatgatgaattcAATTGGCGAACGGAAGACACTTAAAATCCTTTCGAGTTAAAATCAACagggaaaaagaaatgaggAAGCGTCATATACAACAGCCTTATCATTGTCATCCATAAATTCTATTTGCACACAAACAATCACTAAATTTAAGCTTCTATATCGTTTAACTCGTAAAATAACCACTATTCGTATGTATGCATGCACGCATATATCATAAAGTCAACGTAGCAATTCGTGGTACGGACAACAACTTTTCCCGCGCATTATCCGATCCCATTCAATATAAAGATGTATGTGGGGAAGTACACATTGAGTCCAAGGGATATTTGGGCAAAAGGTAAATCGCATCGGAAAGTCGAAAGCGAAgggaaaacaaatatttgtatCTCTGAAATAAGCCGAAGATTTGATTGAtcaattttacaaaacatCGAGCAAAGTGTGTCGTTAGTAGcagtaaaagaaaaagatgaagatgaataAAAAGCTCTAGACAAATCAACTTAAATCTTTACTATGAAACCGTTAGGAATATAGCTTGAAAAAGCTCTCTGAGAAAAACTTATTCGTGACGTACAATCTCAGAGACAAGCTCTCCCTTTTCATTCACCTTGTGCTTGATCTGCTCGGGAACAGCACGTTCAGCATAATCTCCCTCTTCGTTGGGGACGTTGATGTTCAAGCTTGTTGATTTACTAGTGACAACTTC
Above is a genomic segment from Schizosaccharomyces pombe strain 972h- genome assembly, chromosome: III containing:
- a CDS encoding U3 snoRNP-associated Cic1/Utp30 family protein yields the protein MAITSEKKKNLKSLDKIDIKLLEKTIRALLQHIRSSDKPIEKEKVYIQVNTFQPVEKESLRRPSKVFLPHRIMHVTDACLIVKDSQQTYQDLVEQQGLDEVITKVLSIPRLKLKYKTIREKCELRDSHNLFLVDDRVLKYIPLLMGKVFEQKKIKPFPISVLQKKETLRNQVARCLHSTYLKLSAGTSHTILCGLATQTNEQLLENITTVLKCLLTNFIPKGWSAIDNVAIKTADSASLPIWTSDTNLAAHKRHIVHIQDARPLKKSELRAQKRGSSGEGKGNK
- the mdh1 gene encoding malate dehydrogenase — its product is MFAKVAFKNFTPLKSIAPRSFSTTSSRAFKVAVLGAGGGIGQPLSMLLKLNDKVSELALFDIRGAPGVAADIGHINTTSNVVGYAPDDKGLEKALNGADVVIIPAGVPRKPGMTRDDLFATNASIVRDLAFAAGETCPEAKYLVVTNPVNSTVPIFKKALERVGVHQPKHLFGVTTLDSVRASRFTSQVTNGKAELLHIPVVGGHSGATIVPLLSQGGVELTGEKRDALIHRIQFGGDEVVKAKAGAGSATLSMAYAGARMASSVLRALAGESGVEECTFVESPLYKDQGIDFFASRVTLGKDGVDTIHPVGKINDYEESLLKVALGELKKSITKGEQFVA